The sequence below is a genomic window from Cicer arietinum cultivar CDC Frontier isolate Library 1 chromosome 6, Cicar.CDCFrontier_v2.0, whole genome shotgun sequence.
TTCATTTGAAGTGCCTGCAAGTGTTAATCAATTAAGAATTAATCTTTAGGACCATAtttgcaaaagaaaaaaaaacaatattgtaGGGCTATAATAATACTCATAATTCTTGGACTTTAGAGTTGATGGAACATAAAGATGGggagaaaatctaaaatatccTTATAACTTCAAGAGGACACTGCTATATTGGCTATGATATTGATTAAATGTGTTTCTAGTTTTGtttacttaaaataataaataagtcaatATATTATGAGCTTTTGTCACTATAACTATCTAAATTATAAACATGAATTTcctaaataatatttagtaGAATGTAAAGAAGCGGAGTGAAGAAAAGAGTTATAAAGTGAGAGAAATTGCCAGCTAGCAACCTTGTTCAGTGAGTGGTTCTTTCAGTTCCTCCATTTTGTCACTGGCAACATTCTTCAAACAGAGCTTTGTTATTGCTTTTCTGGAATTTGACTTTGTGCTGAGAAACAACTGCCAAATATGGTTTCTTTGACTGAAGCCTGTGAAGCTTGATTTGGAATGGGGGTGTAAAGGTGAGTTGGAACGCATGCAGGTTGTTGAGAAGTGTAGTGCAGACATTGCTGCAAGGCTTTCCTTGTTGAATATGTACTTGTTTTAAAGGAAGTAGCAAAAACACGCAGAACATAAataatgttatgttattttgacttctgatgaagaaaaaagaatgagtGAAAGAGAAAGTCTGTGtcttatctttattattattgaatactGAATATATCTTGGTGTTTGGAGAGGATGCTCCCATATCATATTAAACACGAGCCAAAATAGTTAATGACCAAATCACCCCTCCAATATGTCTGTCTTGCTcgtttgtattttttgttttacatttGGTCCACATACTGATACTGTCATGCTGGAGGATTATTGTCATAATATGGCCACTTGGGTTGAAAAATAAGGCTGCTGCTTTCTTTTCTTATCCCTGGATCCTGGCTTGCAATCAGACACATGAGAAACAGGAGTTGGCTCGCTGCAATAGTTAATGAATTATATGTAACCATGTTGTCACTGTTAACTGAAGCTGGAGGCTTGCTTGACTGTTGATTGATTGGGGAAAAAAGATATCCACTCCATATATATGTATCACAAAACAAAACGTCAATAACAACCAAACCTTATCCCACTAAGTAGAGAACTTCAATATTCTCtcattttcaaaattggcaTACAAAATTGAGAACTTCAATATTATCTGTATTCATTCCCTTCCCCATTCAGGATGACGTCAAATTTTTGAACAGGTCTTGGGGTTTGCACAGCTGCAGCATTCAGAGATCATCTCTTATGcacaaaatatgaaataaaaggGGTAAAGAAATTTGTATATTTCAATAATTACTGTAGCCTTAATCTTAGCACATTCTTTTGTTTTAGTAGTATGCTTTCTCATCCATAGATCacttaaattgaatattatacAAGAGCTTGTAGGGATGCCTTAAATGGCACAGTGCAGAGAGAAAAATTACAATATGTACAAACATAAGTCCCCAAGTATACAAGTATATCAGGTTGCAACTCGGGTgtttttatcaaacaaatatCAAGTGATACTAAATTCCTAACCTTCGCCGTCCCCTATAAAAAAAAGAGGTAAACTGTAATAAACTAATCATGTTTCCTCGGTCTTCACGGGAGTAAAACCACTCCTAGACTCAGGTTGCTTCCTGGCACGTGAAATGAAACCAAGAATGTAGCCCATAAAGGCCCCAAGCACCAAAACACTTCCTCCCTGGACATACCACGACAATGTGGATTCTTCAATCTGAACTTCAGGTTTAGCACTATCAATACCACCATTGCCATTACCATTACCATTGACAACTTCTCCAGATCTCAAAATTTCCATTGTGTCATGCACTTGACCATCATGGTTTCCAACATAAGAAATCACGAGCTTCTGCTTTGTAGCCACCAGTCTAATGTACCCAAACTCACCCGCACGGTACAGAGATCGTGTTGGTTGTGGAAAGATTGGGTCATTGGGATGATCCGGTCTTGGTTCCCAGATGGGTTGCCAGTCTTGCCCTGCCATGCCAATCACAAGATGAACGGTATATCCTTCTTTATCCCCTGCTTTCCGGCCCACACTATTTCCGCAAGTGTAGTTATTCAAAGGACAAAATTTCTCATATCTATGAACATGACCCCAAAGGGCAAGGGTCACATTGTTATTCACCAATAGAGGTTCTAGGTGCTCAAGCATTTTTCCTCTTAATTGTGCATCCCTAACTTCATTGCTTGTTGTGTACATGGGTCGGTGCCCTTGGACTACTACAAAAGGAGTCTTGCTCCTGTCAACTGATTCCAAATCATGCTTTAAGAAGTTATACTGGTTGCTCCCAGGAAGGAAATTGGTCTCTGTGGATATATACACAAAATGTACTGCTCCCACATCAAATGAGTAATACAGATTTCGAGTTGCTGGAGCTACAGTTCCAGTGGGTTCTGAAGAGTTTCCAGGCATGTTGAACCTTAAACTGTAGGGTACACCACACTCACCACCCCCATCTTTTCCATAATTAGCCCAATCAGGTTTCCATGGCTGTAAAGGCCAGTCATACTCATGGTTGCCGATGCATACATGGTATGCCACTTTGGTTGCAACAGGTTCAATCTGCGCGAAAAAATGGTCCCACAACCACGCATAACCTCTTGCATAACTAATGTCTCCAATGTGTGACACAAAGGAAGGCTTGTCTCCTAGAGCTTCAACATCACGGAGGATCCACTTCATGGTTGATATGCTTTCATCTTGTGTACGCAAAAACGTATTGTATGGTGTAGCTGTTCCCATGTCACCAAAAAGAAAAGCTATTGTTTCATTCGAATCACTATTCCTCGACACAAAGCTATGAGTTGCACTCCAACCTCCATTATCATTTCCAACCTGACACACAGAAAACACCACAATCGAAATCAAGTTTCTAGTTACCATATACTAAGTTATTAAATAAACCAGATTTTAAGACCTCGGCAAAATGCAAATTTTTATATTCACTAAACAATTTTTTGACATATTTGAGTATTTTCCATTAGAATAGGTTTTGTCTCCATAATAGATTCTAACTTAAAACTGTGATTTGGAGCTTTTACCTCTATACGTGATTATTAGCCTCAAATTTGTTCAAGTCACCCTAACATGAATGCATATATTCAAACAAAGGCTTAATCTAAAGTGGACCACCTAACAAGGTGGCCTACAGTAGACTAGAGCAATTcttaaaaatcacttgaaaCTCTGACGGCGATCAATGACACCTTATGAAAATATAAGCTCATTGTCTCAATGACATGATCATTGTCGATTCGACAAAAACAAGGAAAAACAAAGATGAGTTAAGTTTGGAGCCACACATGTTTGTTTTCCCCTGTCTTTATTGAACCAACGTCAATCAAGTTATTGACTCAGTCATAAGGACAAAAAGTACCGTGAGTTTCTACTTCAGCAAGACAACATATGTTGTTGTTGGAATTTAAAGCGATTTTCAAATGTCATACGGTAGACTATCTTTCAAAGTGGAACATTGTAGAATTTTCCCTCAAACATCTACCACTTTGCATGCAACTAACTTTTAACCAATATCAGttcaataaaaatcaatactcTATCGCTGTCAAAAATCGGGTGTTACAGAAGTTAGTTTGGATCTCCATTTCTTTGGCGCACTCCATAGTACTTTATTTACATGGTCAACTTTTGTTACCTCTGAACCAACACACACCTAATTATCAAACTAAAAAACAAGATacaaaaaaaaacctaaaaagtAATGTCACGGGAATCATATCACATATTAAACGGAAGAGTACCGGTAATAGTAAAGTAATACTAAAActgaataaaaagaagaaatagaAGAAAACCTTGTAATAGTATCTCTTTCCTTTTTTCAAACCAGTGATCAACGCATCGTGTATATAACCAGGATCCCTCCAACCTACGCTTTGATTAGCAGGAGCATCACACATGTGCTCCCTCTCATACCTCTTCGCACGTGCGACAACCAAACCTTCCATCTTCTCCTCTCTCTCCCCGTACTTAACATAACTCTCCTTCGGGTCCCACGTCACATACATAACCCGCATCGCATCCTCTTGATCTGAAAACGACAAATGGATCTGATCGGGTCCCCGACCCGAAACGAACGAAACCTCTTGAGAAAAACCGAGGAGGTTGCGCGTTTGCGGTAAGGGGTTGTTGTCATGGTCTTTACGTTTAGGGTTGATTTCGGATCGAGTCCAACGGAATATACGGAAGGAGTAGTTGGATCGGAGGTTGACGAGAGGGAGGGAAAGGGAGCCTGAACCGGATTGCCATGTTGGGGATTTTGAGAGGAAGAGGTATCCGATGAAATTGTCGTGGGAGGAAGTTGGTGGAGAGTAGATTCCTACCCAGTCTAGGTCTGATGGTGATTCGATACCTGACCACCGTATTTCGACGGTGTCGCCGGATTTGGTTAGGGTTGTTGGGGTTACGTTGATGGAGGGTTTTGATTGGGCAAGATTGGAGCTAAGGATGAGCAATAATAGCAAGGGGAAGAGTGTGGCGGGAAGGATCATGATTGTAAATCGTAGTGGGAATGGAAAATTGAATGTAATGAATATGGTTGATTGATTGGAATATAATTATTCATTCATCGCTCGTCGTCATTCTTATTCATTGTTTGATAAGATTACGTCGTTGTGCTAAGACTTTTACAAGCATCATCTTAATCCAATTGGTATATTCTTCTTTTCggtattaaattttcttttctcttaAGGATTCAGTATTAAATTATGGTAAATGTTAGGTAGTTATTCagtaattgaatataaaaattttatattcaaatttgtatttttaactttttagaaacataaaatttgttttttttttaataagtgttCTTCTTAACTTGACctaaattattattagaatattttattcttattcTTGGAGTAAATAACTAAGctaatatatttattacattaaaataaaaatttaagaatttttttctattcCTTCAATGGCTTTAATTTCACTTCTTTCGACGTCATCATTGAATAACTTCCATTCATAATCTAGACTAGATTACGGGAATGGCTTTAATTTCACTTCTTTCGATGTCATCATTTAATAACTTTGCATAATTAAGGCAATGCTAATGTTTACAcccaaaaattattataaatgttagcAATCAATCAACTCAATTTGACAATTAAATTGTTGAATTCTattcattaattaaatgatttgaaaattaacTGAATGagttgaatttaaattatatatggaTTTAACCGTTTGTTTTGTAAATTGACTCAAtagtataaataatatatataagtaaTACTTTTTACTAATTATATGGTTGAATATGTATCTAATAACACaaaaaattgagataaaattgTTTGTTTGAACATTCTATTCAATTGAGGAAAATGTAAATCAAacatatgaattaattattatatgaagtataatgatttaaatttttgcTAAAATTacgaaattttttaaatatctcatttatatttttcaattaattataattaaattgttgatttgaaatgtcaaagatttaaaaaatttgacttGAGTTATGTAATTTGAGTCATACataattttcacaaaataaatgaagtcaatttcaagttaaaaaaaaagggTCATATGAAATTTTAATCAAGTTTCatactattaaatttttaatgagtCAAATCCAATcgaattaaatcaagttcaacttgcatcaatttattatttaactgAAATATAGGTCATTTAACTagttaatttaaagaaaatcaatttagagcggacaatatatttatttaacaaagaCAAACAACTCTCAATAAACTAATTACTAGAGttcatttaaaaacataaataacaaAGTTCTTTATTTTTAGTAGACACGATTTGAGAGAGAAAGTTCAAAGTTTAACCACTTCAACCAAAACTTGTGGAAATTCAGAGCCAATAGGGAAGAAATCCATGATCTATAGCACAATGAGGGAGGCAATACGTGAGTTAGTCAATTAACTAAAGTTTATTAAACTTGACCAAAGTCTAATAACTGAAATGTTTTAGGTTTTGacttttatctataaataacaattacacatattatattatattatattatattatattatattatattatattatattatattatattatattatattatattatattatattatattatattatattatacacaaatcaatcatattatattataagtCTAATAACTGAAATGTTTTAGGTTTTGacttttatctataaataacaattacacatattatattatattatattatattatattatattatattatattatattatattatacacAAATCAATCAATACAATTTTTAACCTTTAATTACCGTTTATTTCTTTTCAACTTTGTACTTATATTTTCTTAGTTAGTAGTTTTATTAATCAACTGTCCAGTTATTTGTTGATTCCTTCTACTAACTTTCAAAACAACATGTAAcaagaattatgttttttttctactaaatttttaaattaaataactttttgGTGTAGTCagaatgtttatttttaaaagaatttaatctatatatataaagatattttaaattacttcTAAAATTATTCATATGAATAGTtataatctataaaaaaaaaatagcttaaataacaattaaactctttCTAAAATCATGTTTTGACAGTAGTAGCAAAAGCCATTGATGTCCGGGTGACCCAAATCATATGTAGGACAAAGAGCACCTCTTTcttggaaaaaaaaatgtgttaagcaaaatatttatgaacttaaattttttaaagcgATGCAACGCCtatgaaaaataattagaaaaagtTCTCTCTAGATTTAAATATCTTCACAACTGCTACATAATACTATAGAAGATTTATACACAAAGAGACATACATAAAGATATACTGTGAAAATGTTTTGTTCAGAgtaaaatttttttcttctcaaaccccaaaataaaaattcaaacaagGTGGATTAattagaagaaagaaaaatgaatttaggTTTACGTCATAAACAGCAAGGAGTCAAGCACAGTCATCAATACGAAATCATGAATTAATGATCAACAGTGTGTCACACGAAATCATTTTTACAAATCTACATACGGATGATGTGGCTTCCTTTTTTAGCACCCAATCATATTCCCATGCTCTAAACAATTTCTAACTTCATGCAAGATGCATCTCAAGTTTCAAAGTTGAGATCAATGATGGATTGATCTATGCATAATCCGGAGTTTGGTTAAAATTAAGAATAGTCTAATTAAGAATTATTccatttaaaattcaaattagtaTTTTGCGGGAGTTcaaccaaaaaattaaaatacaaaattcttTAGAGTAATCTACtatatgtattattattattattattcattaaaagtTACGCGTTGTAAAGTACTtcttttgactttatttttaaataaaactgaaTTAAAATACTGATgtatttagtttt
It includes:
- the LOC101492338 gene encoding probable inactive purple acid phosphatase 2, encoding MILPATLFPLLLLLILSSNLAQSKPSINVTPTTLTKSGDTVEIRWSGIESPSDLDWVGIYSPPTSSHDNFIGYLFLSKSPTWQSGSGSLSLPLVNLRSNYSFRIFRWTRSEINPKRKDHDNNPLPQTRNLLGFSQEVSFVSGRGPDQIHLSFSDQEDAMRVMYVTWDPKESYVKYGEREEKMEGLVVARAKRYEREHMCDAPANQSVGWRDPGYIHDALITGLKKGKRYYYKVGNDNGGWSATHSFVSRNSDSNETIAFLFGDMGTATPYNTFLRTQDESISTMKWILRDVEALGDKPSFVSHIGDISYARGYAWLWDHFFAQIEPVATKVAYHVCIGNHEYDWPLQPWKPDWANYGKDGGGECGVPYSLRFNMPGNSSEPTGTVAPATRNLYYSFDVGAVHFVYISTETNFLPGSNQYNFLKHDLESVDRSKTPFVVVQGHRPMYTTSNEVRDAQLRGKMLEHLEPLLVNNNVTLALWGHVHRYEKFCPLNNYTCGNSVGRKAGDKEGYTVHLVIGMAGQDWQPIWEPRPDHPNDPIFPQPTRSLYRAGEFGYIRLVATKQKLVISYVGNHDGQVHDTMEILRSGEVVNGNGNGNGGIDSAKPEVQIEESTLSWYVQGGSVLVLGAFMGYILGFISRARKQPESRSGFTPVKTEET